In a single window of the Gossypium hirsutum isolate 1008001.06 chromosome A13, Gossypium_hirsutum_v2.1, whole genome shotgun sequence genome:
- the LOC107918581 gene encoding GATA transcription factor 16, producing the protein MGVMDLRAKKSWSEDMMSESSKKFCTDCKTTKTPLWRGGPAGPKSLCNACGIRYRKKRRAMLCLNKGIEKKKEISHSPSSDSSSSIAPANDGGGENLSANLNGLSESVKMSLFALGSEVLFQTSSSLSGVVKKQRCQRRRRLGEEEQAAISLMALSCGTVFA; encoded by the exons ATGGGTGTAATGGATCTGAGAGCAAAG AAATCATGGAGTGAAGATATGATGAGTGAGAGCAGCAAGAAGTTTTGTACTGATTGCAAAACCACAAAAACCCCTCTTTGGAGAGGTGGCCCTGCTGGCCCCAAG TCACTGTGCAATGCATGTGGAATCAGATACAGGAAAAAAAGGAGAGCAATGTTGTGTTTGAACAAAGGAATAGAGAAGAAGAAGGAGATATCACATTCACCATCATCAGATAGCAGCAGCTCTATTGCTCCAGCAAATGATGGTGGTGGTGAGAATCTGAGTGCCAACTTAAATGGATTGAGCGAGAGTGTGAAGATGAGTTTATTTGCTTTGGGCAGTGAAGTTTTGTTCCAAACCTCATCGTCTTTATCTGGGGTGGTAAAGAAACAAAGGTGCCAAAGGAGAAGGAGGTTGGGAGAGGAAGAACAAGCTGCAATTTCTTTGATGGCATTGTCGTGTGGCACAGTTTTTGCTTAA
- the LOC107915884 gene encoding syntaxin-43 has protein sequence MATRNRSLLFRKYRDALKSVRIPASSSASSAATKSSGGGPVIELVSTSLLHPNRSYTPLSTEDPGNSSKGAVTVGLPPAWVDVSEEIAANVQRARTKMAELATAHAKALMPSFGDGKEDQRIIESLTHEITNLLRKSEKRLQKLSASGPSEDSNVRKNVQRQLATSLQNLSMELRKKQSTYLKRLRQQTEGQDGVDLEMNINGNRSYAENDDLDDMIFSEHQMAKLKQNEALTVEREREIQQVAESVNELAQIMKDLSVLVIDQGTIVDRIDYNIQNVATTVEEGLKQLQKAERTQKQGGMVMCATVLVIMCFVMLVLLILKEIIF, from the exons ATGGCGACGAGGAACAGGTCGCTGCTATTCAGGAAATACAGGGATGCGTTGAAGAGTGTTAGAATTCCGGCGAGTTCGTCGGCATCGTCTGCGGCGACCAAGAGCTCCGGTGGAGGACCGGTGATCGAGCTGGTTAGTACTTCGTTGCTCCATCCAAATCGTTCTTATACTCCTCTAAGTACCGAGGATCCTGGAAATTCAAG TAAGGGTGCAGTTACAGTGGGTCTACCACCAGCTTGGGTAGATGTGTCTGAAGAAATAGCAGCAAATGTGCAACGTGCACGGACAAAAATGGCTGAGTTGGCTACGGCTCATGCAAAGGCTTTAATGCCTTCATTTGGTGATGGTAAAGAAGATCAACGCATTATTGAGTCTCTTACCCATGAGATAACTAATCTGTTGAGGAAATCAGAGAAGAGATTACAAAAACTCTCTGCATCTGGACCTTCTGAGGATTCAAATGTTAGGAAAAATGTCCAG CGTCAACTTGCTACTTCCCTTCAGAACCTATCAATGGAGCTCCGGAAGAAGCAATCAACTTATTTGAAGCGCCTCAGGCAGCAAACAGAG GGCCAGGATGGAGTTGATCTAGAGATGAATATAAATGGAAATAGGTCTTATGCAGAAAATGATGACTTGGATGATATG ATATTTAGTGAGCATCAGATGGCAAAGTTAAAACAAAATGAGGCACTCACAGTTGAGAGGGAAAGGGAGATTCAACAG GTTGCGGAGTCCGTAAATGAGCTTGCTCAGATTATGAAAGATTTGTCAGTTCTTGTGATTGATCAG GGTACCATTGTGGATAGGATAGACTACAACATTCAAAATGTTGCAACTACAGTTGAAGAAGGCCTCAAACAACTACAGAAG GCAGAAAGAACACAGAAACAGGGAGGCATGGTGATGTGTGCTACAGTGCTCGTTATAATGTGCTTTGTCATGTTGGTCCTCCTAATCCTCAAGGAGATAATCTTTTGA